The Mytilus edulis chromosome 4, xbMytEdul2.2, whole genome shotgun sequence nucleotide sequence tttggtttttttttatttattttcaattttctacaatgtatgaacatatatcaagtctcaacaatccattgctagtcgattgcaataacttttttactatccatacgatcCCCAAGTGAAAAAAGAAGAAGGTAATTACCTTCGATGACTGACCTACTTTCACTTTGGAGGATCAGGTCAGGAAATCGataaaaatttcatataaaaccTCACTTACTTTTCATAAAAAGTACATCCATAGATTCCTGAGATATTTTTCTCGACGTTTAAATAGGTCACATGGTGATCTGCGGAGGTTTTGTGTCttgttttactgattttgttCTACATTTGTCGTCCGTTTGAACCTCGATGCACGGAAGTGAAAATACAGCGCCATCTGCGTGGTCTTTCGCTATGTTTTTATAACTCCGTTTGACTAAACTGCTTTCCTGTTTTTGGTTACCAGTTTTACAGATGGGTTCCGAATGCAATGTAGCTATAAGAAAAGGTAAGAGATATTCGAAAAAAGTATTTTTGCCGgtcttttaaaaattcaaaaaaacagTTAACAGGAAAGCAGTTTAGTCAAAAGGAGTTATAGAAACATAGCGAAAGACCACGCAGATGGCGCTGTATTTTCACTTCCGTGCATCGAGGTTCAAACGGACGACAAATGTAGaacaaaatcagtaaaacaaGACACAAAACCTCCGCAGATCACCATGTGACCTATTTAAACGTCGAGAAAAATATCTCAGGAATCTAAGGATGTACTTTTTATGAAAAGTAAGTgagtttttatatgaaatttttatCGATTTCCTGACCTGATCCTCCAAAGTGAAAGTAGGTCAGTCATCGAAGGTAATTACCTTCTTCTTTTTTCACTTGGGgatcgtatggatagtaaaaaagttattgcaatcgactagcaatggattgttgagacttgatatatgttcatacattgtagaaaattgaaaatacataaaaaaaacaccaaacaatttttttttagtgaggtccaaaaaggggggtccatgccccaaatacctgtgcTCTGGATGCTATCTTGTGATCATAAACAAgcatctgtccaagtttggtagaaaaaTAATTAATCCAGGATGGttgaagaaagttattaaaatttatggTTCATCCCGAAGTTGGTtgtcatttctaaaaaaaaatgcaatcagTCAGTAACGTTTATCATAAGACATAATTTGTCTGGGCCATTTATCAAATTAACTTACAGCCTTGTACTCATATTGAAGCGATCTGGCCGCTGCATCAGCCATATTCCCTCCGGTTGAtccttatttaaataatttagcGTTTGTTTTCTATTCCATGCGGCTACGTTTGTATTTCGTTTCGCTTTTGTTCAAGACGCTAGATGGCAGTACACTTCCGGTTTAAAGTTCCGGatagttttttcttttttgttctgtATAACTCAACTGTTATATCCCTCCATCAAACTGTTTTATTCTGAAAAGAACAGTGAATCCTTCAATAaaattatttctcattttttttcctCTCCAAAGAAAGTCAATATGAACGATAAAAAGCTCTTCTATGTTTTTTTTCCGTGTTTgatttaaaattagaatatcgtgccggtctcactaattagcgacaacaagcgtcaacaagcgacaagaagcgacaacaagaattattttagcgacaacaagcgacaagaaactatttagcgacaagaaaacatttttttttaattaaaataaattattgcaataaatattaaaagaatatgcaaaagaaaataattttagcgacaagaaagttaaaattgatagaaaaaaatgaaacattatttacataatattttatcatctattatgaataacagccagtattacgtttaattattgtattatgagattacttttcccaaggatttgtatagtactatacaaatccttgcttttcCATTGTTCCATTGTAAAGAACAtgttatttatcttataatttgttttttaaaacaatgaattatactgttagaatcaaaatattatattccattatgcccgctccatatatatcgccattcgtttattcatactttgactttgatgaaaaaagatacttacattatctcatggtgggggggggggggggggggggtaacttcgatatttttttggtaggggtgtgccatttttgtctcaaaaaacgtacccattttaatataacattcactgaaattcagtacctatagttatataaatatttaagaaagaatgacatatacttatatacaatatttaaaatatgacccatgcttatataagcactaactcatcatcactcataattcataaatataccagctacccttaagtttttatatatgaattgaaaTCGTTTGGTGCACatatcaatagcatatttatatatgatatgtagatcataccccaaatcaatatacaattatcaaacgtaaatgcattttaatataggatgtcattaaaaaggagggtcatttttatataaaatctcgcaaaattatgacccatatttttggcacatccccgtatacccaataataggaagttacccccccccccccccccccccgtgcattatcttatacataatttttttattcttcatatttaaaaataaaaaaaagaagctcaatctctttcttcttcacaaatgttaaatttcttcatctaacaatataataaaacattttaattgagacatatctgctcgtatatttaaaaaaaactattaaatacaaatttctttatatctaataaaaaaaaatgttttcttgtcgctaaatagtcttcttgtcgcttgttgtcgctaaaataattcttgttgtcgcttcttgtcgcttgttgtcgcttgttgacgcttgttgtcgcttttTGACGCTTGTTGTCACTAATTAGTGAGACCCTATCGTgcttaaaatcattcaaacgttTTATAAAACTGATgtctacatttattttaaagcTCAAATCTAACACCGACAAATCGAGAAAAAGAAAGTACAATAATTTGCAGGTATGCTATTTCAGGGACAGTCATTGGCATTATATTGCAAGTCACATAGTCCAAACTATTgattcaaaattattgaaaatgatTAGTACAATTAAACAGATATATGGTATTTTGATGCCAAAAACAATTCAATAACTGAATAAACTTTGGGTTACAATGTCAATATAAGTTTGTATtttccttcttcttcttcttccaggtaaggaaccgaaTTCAAATCTTGAATGTATGAGGTCCCTCAAAAACTAATGCAATGTCGGACAACACAGAAAGttttctcttggctatttacaggATAAAAcgttctctatatatatacaattaaaactatGTACAGGATGTTACTGTCTAAATTTTAGCAGAGCATGCCTTCAGGGCAGCTCTGAATCCATCAACTGTGTCAGCTGATGTTGCGGATGTTGGCAGTTGGTTCCAGTCTCTAATGGTCCTTGGAAAAAATGATTGTCCGAAGGCGTCTGTTGTGGCCCTTTCTTGGAAGAAGCTGTTTTTACCTCTGGTCCGGCTATCGTTTGTCGTTAGATATCGCTCTTTGTCTGCCATAATTACTGGAAATCACTCAGGTTcccttaaaattttgacatcataatacaaaatatctgacacaaCAATGGAAAGTGactgttgtatgacgtcaatagttcaagcggTACAGATTCTCTGGTCAGctgggaatagcgataaggtgtattgaccAGACAATTTCCTGGGTATTACAAGAACTAATTAATATCCAAAGGACAAATTGATTTACCATCGAAAATATGGTATTATAGTTCTTAAAATAATATCaaagtatatacatgatataattttaagtttttaaaattttttttaaagtttttaattttaagttcacAGACTTAGACAGATAAGAGCTACTAAGGAAGTATACAACAACTCCTTCTTCCCACGCTCTATAAGAGACTGAAACCTTCTGCCAGACACAGTAGCAGCTGCACCAACACTCGAGGAGTTCAGGGCCAGATTAGCCAGTGTGCCCTGGACCCAGATGCAGCCTAACTAGACATCAGCCTGCCAAATTGTACAGtgtatatatagttttaattatttgttaatatttacttttaatcaatGGAGAAGCCTCCTGTTTTACCGAGCGGAGTTAGTAAATCACTCAAATATGAGGTCAACTCCTTaacggaagaagaagaagaagttatTAGTCGTGTTTACTCAATAAAGTGCAATTTAACTTCAGTGAATTGATAAGCATGTCTTGTAAGTTATATGCAAATTACTTGTTGAAAACAATATGGCAGACGTAATTATCCAAAAGGTAGACAACTTAAAAAATTTGCATACCAATTGCaagggttcaaattagcggtggtctgAGGTCCGTGACATTCCACTTTTGCAATCAGACCTTCGTTTTGGTTACTACCTACGACCTACGGACCTTGGACctgaaggaaaataaaaataatctttgCCAACCTTTTTAACCAAAATTTCCAAACGatctcaaaatttattttcatctttattatttatGACAgcaatgttcattttgttcaaccacTAGGGTTATACTGAAATTTAACCAGCAGTAATGTGTAAAACCGACCAAAATCAtatctgactgacaaaaacaacattgaaaaacaatGGATGCCATAAAACCGGAAATGCAAAAAATTACAATACTTTATCAAGTTCCTGGATGGATAAGGGTAATTCCAGGTTTGCCGATCAAAATGATACTTCCAGGCAGGGGATGAAATACATCTATGATGATGAAATATAAACATTAGAATTGAAAACTAAAAGATTTAGTTCTGAACATGCTAAatgaaagaaaaagcagaaaatattttatgcAGAAACTCAAAACTACTTTTAGTTCACGAATGCTCATGTCAAAATCCAAAAAACATGTGACAgtaattttctttatcattaGTACATGTAAATGTTCATATTCCATGCAGATTTTTTATAGTGTAAAATATTACTACAATTCCAAGAGGTAATAAATTTCTTGTAAATTTGAAGGGCCAGTAAAAATCTAGAAGTTTCTTACTGTTTACAGATGTATAATAGCGTAACTTGATATAATACACTtaaacaactttgaatttgaaatgaCTGTTTGATATAAAAGTTTAACTAGTATTTAATTACCCATGGTTGAGACAACACCCACCCACAGTGACACCCTCCCAAATACCTAAAAAGAAAgattatttgaatttataaaatacaagcTGAGATaattacatttattaataaacaTGTCATGCAACAGTGATTTTGACAATGTCAATGAAACAAGCTAAAATTAACCTTACATCAAAAGCATGTCATCAATTTTGTATCTTACTGAGTTAGGAAATATATCAAGTAAAAGTAGGACCTGGAATTTAGGTTGTGGACCTTCCAGTACCAAATGTTAATTTGAACCCCTGAATCGATCTCTTGAAGataacttgtatttatattgagtATTTACGACTAAAAAGTTTCAGACCTTGTAATTATACAAGTTTAAGCAATATAACACAATATAAAATCATGTTTTTGGGACAAATCAATTTGTCCTCGGGATATTAATTTGTTCTGTAATCCTCAGGAAATCATGGTACCCAGAAGACTGTATGTTTGTATCTATGATCAAGGATTTGTAAAATAAGACTACATACTATACAAATTCTTGCTACAATGCAGCTACATGTATTTagtacttatatattttatataaaaatgatctACATTTAACTTGTAGAATATTAAAGAGAGTTTTAATGAGTTTCAATGGGTGCAATAAGTGTAACTCTTGTTCCTCTTTCTGTCAATCCACCTTTCAGTCCTACCCATTTTACATTGTACTAAATTTTTATGCTAAAGTTTTCGTCATCTTACTTATATGAAACTTAAGCACAAAACTTGCAGCCATAGTTTGAATCAGGGCAGTGAATCACTTactgtttaaatttgaaaattgaaaaaaaatccttcaaTACCAAATTAGAAAGATGCAGCCTGTGTTTGtgtctacaacatgtacaataagtTGATGTAATTCATTTGTTCTCACTTCATGTTGAAGGTTCAATAATACACAGAggaaattgagaaaaaaagagtaaaagcattttaacatgattaatgaaaatgtgaagtttattttcaggaaaaaaataataccGGTAATGGAGAATTTAcatgtgtaaaaaaaattgaagttgACCACTGTTAAAAACTTACCCTGGACATTAAATAGAGCTGTAACAATGGATCAAAATACTAATTGCAGTAAACAGATTGATAAATCAAACTATGATAATGAAACAGTTCatgaaaatacacaaaataacaaTGCACCACAAGACGATAATGAGATGACAGAAGAAATTAGTAAAACCAGTGAGGGTGCTGTGTCAGATACACTGACAGCTGATGAAGTACAAACAGAACAAAAAATTAATGATGATAAAGTAAATGTTAATACTGACAGTGATGATTTTAAAGTTAATGATGATAAAGTAAATGATAATACTGATAGTGAGGATTCTTCATCAGAGGAGGAGTATGAATCTGCTGATGAAGGAGAAATCGAAATAGAAGAAGAGAAACTAAAGTTGGAAGAAGAAAAATtgacagaagaagaaaaaaatgtaagatGTCATATAATAGTTACAACAACACTCATTAAAATCAGAAATACAtgtggtgaaaaaaatatatgaaatagaagtaatttatttgtacttgtccatgtaaaataataaactttATTGCATATATTAGTCCTGTGATTTTATATATCAGTCATACTGTCTTTATTAATTTGTACTAATTACTGAAGCATGATAAAAGTGGCAAGAAAGTTTGCAAATATTTAGTGATTTTATATCAGTACTAAAGAAAAAGCAgtattaaaatattcattgtagagaagtataaagaataaatcattttagtaatattgatattgaatttgaatttttatatgataatatatataccATGGCTATTTCAAAGGTATGCCATTGTTTTGATTTGCACTACAGTATTCATGTGGAGTTTTAAATGAGGCTCTTAAACTCAACACCACTGTCTCATTCAACATCACTGTGCTGTACATGCTATCAATAACAATGATACAGCATTGATTTTACTTGCAATTAACTGCTTCAGTATTTGATATGGTTAAGTAAACGAATACTTCTTTTTTGTAGTGTTACAGTGTTGTACATTTTAAAACTACagaaagaaagaaacatttaattctaaatttaatATGTTTATCCAAATAATCCAATACAACCTTATTACATATGTGACATATATTTTTCTGGGTTTTGCAGATTAAGAAAGCAGAAGCTCAGAAATATAAAGATGAGGGAAATAAAGTATTCAAAGACGGATTATATAAAGAGGCAATCAAATATTATAGTAGAGCTTTACATACCTGTCCATATTCATACTTCAAAGAAAGATCAATTATGTATTCAAACAGAGCTGCTTGTAAACTTCATATGGTAAGAGTTTTGGGAAAGTTCACTTCCTTTACAATTAGGGATGTTACTTAAATGTCTTGAAATACAATTAGATGCACATCACCAGATTCAGTTAGAAGCCATATcacattatttatatgttttgtttgtcATTGTGTGCCCATGTTGTACCAAAGCATTACtaacattggtttttttttacaatatgtgAAAAATGAGAGATTTAAGGTATATTTTAGTGAGATAGCaaccaaataaaacaaacaaccaATACATGTAGGTATTTAGAGGTCAATATATAGACAGTATAACTTTAAATGTACCTACAAAAGTCCTTAGTGAGAACCTTGGTTATGCAGTAAAAAAATACCATTTTAAATAATACTTTAGGTACTAGTAACTGAAATCATGCTCAAAGCACCTAACCTGCTGATATAGAAATAATACATATTATATTCTTATGTTGACCATTACTTATGTACTTTTGATTTTATGCAGCAATATGAAAAATCCAAGTGAAAAGTCCATGTTTTATTGTAAACAACTTTACCTGCCTCTTTTTATCTTAGGAAAAATATGATGAAGCTATAAAAGACTGTAGTAAAGCAATAGACTTACACCCACATTATCTGAAAGCTGTACTTAGAAGAGCAGAATTGTATGAAAAAGTGGAGAAATTAGAGGAGGCTCTAGCCGATTATCAAAGAATGATAGAACTTGATCCTAGTCATTACATTGCTAGAGCAGCTTGTATGGTtggtagaatttttttttaatgttcgaaaaattgcaaaataatttTCAGCCTTGCAGCCTGCAATGCTTCTCCCTTTTCCACCCTTTTCAATGAAGAGAATTATTAACATTCATCATACCATCTTTTGTTATGctagataaattttatttcttatagcatCACATATGAATCTTTGTCATTTCTGCATACAGtttattaaaaagttttgaaagtaATTTCTCCTACATTCATTTTGACATGAAACAAAACTTTGCGTGaaaacttttttatttgagccaatattttttttagagttACTGTCCTTTACATCTTGGAATTTTAGTTTTTTCTGAAAACAATCCCAACTGTTTATAAATGTACAGAATTTGATCACAATGTAGGTATCTTTTAATACAAATAACACATGCCTTTCTTCTCCAGAGACTTCCTgatcaaataaaagaaaagaatgaaaAGATGAAGGAAGAAATGATGGGTAAATATAGATATCATTATATGATAAAGAAGTgctttaaaaatttgttttttttatttgtttttttcaaagaacaATGTAGAACACACAAAGAAACTTGATCAACAAGATGAAAAATGTACGTCTAGTTATCCAAAAGGGTTTGATTATTATTAAtaagatattcaaaattaaattgtttaaaaaaatagattttatctTAAAAAAGAATGATCCTAATGACGGAGAATTtcagaattttatttatttcctgcTTTCCTGCATCATCTTATGAATGTGAAACAAGTTTTACATgtgtattaaaattgaaaattttattcaaacaaataaatttgaaaagacatacttaataaacaaaattaaacagtacatgtatttcaatttaAGAATGCAAACACAAAAAAAGAGTAGAAACAAAACAAGTGAAAAATAACAGAAGAAAGAGCATTCAAATCTGGTAAGAAATGAATACAATGAAAGAAGGATTCTTTAGATCCACAATGATCATTCATATTTCATGAAAAGGGAATGCAATTAatgataaattgttttattgtgtactcataatttatttacaggtAAATTAAAAGACTTGGGCAATATGGTTTTGAAACCATTTGGTCTTtctacaaacaattttaaaatgcaaCAAGATCCAAAGACTggaggatattcagtgaattttCAACAGAATCCTGAGTCATGACAACAGATCATACTTTAGAAACTTGGAGATGAGTTTTCTTGACAAAATTTACTTAACTTTTGTAAGCTCTAATAAGTTTGTTCATTTTAATATAAAGTTGTGTTTACACTTGTATTACAAGTCATTCTTAACgcatgctgttttttttttcatataaaagaatataagaTTTATAGGAATACATGAATTGTGTATTTCGGCTTTTATAAATGGTTTTAGTTTAACTTGAATATTTTGCCAGTGGCTCCTTAGATTTAAGCCAAATAATGTGTAAATGTTTATTCATCGTCACAATGCACTGCATTTGTATATAAGAGGATAAAATTTGTATTAGTCTAATTATTTCACTTGTAGAAGTATATATTGAATAATGTTGTTCTGTTAAATGTAAGAATAAAAGGCAGTGACATGTACATTGTAGTATGAATTTATTTATTCTGCCATAAAATGAAGATTTCCTGTATTAAAAGGGTattttgtctgttgttttttttatcaagaaatgattgttatttttatttttgttgtttaaaatttaaGAACTTTATGTCAATTTCTTGTTTAATTTTGGCACTTAAGGAAATAAGGATACTAGTATAAATGTAATTCATTATTTGGGCAGTATTGTTAACAGGTGGGCATATAACTGTTAAATATTTCTTTGATAATACATGTCTAAGTTATTTTATCTCAATTGATTTTTCAACTGATAATCTTACAGTCTCTTTTGCAATTCATCAAACTACATGCTGTCATAAAACCATGTATGTTTGTACACACACAAAAAGAGGAATCTTGattaccgtttttttttttcaatctaactATCGTCTttcttacattaaaaaaaaaatgatctgtaaacaaatatttattttggctGGTTGCATGAATGGAAAGGATAAAATGCATACAAAATGTGTCTATAAAAGATTTAAGTTTTGTTCTGATGAAAGGtttttaaataatatgaaaatatttgtttgtagCACCTGTAAGaagaattagataaaaaaaaaaattggagggggtggggggggtttcaaaacaaaacatcattattttaacaatttcaaactCTACTACTAAGACAACTGAGAAGATACCATACTTTGAATTTATGTTGATTATCAATTAGTGAATCAATCTTTATAATCGTCTTTAGTAATGCtaatttttttcaatggaatatgaaaatattgatatgttattttcttaattttacatCTATTAACTTGaagttttcaacattttaacCTTAAAGGGAAATTGTTTTTAACTCATCAAGTTGCTGAATAGATTTATCTGGATAACAGTATCTTCTActtgataaattatttatttgtaaattattgtTAAAATGAGTTATCTCCTCTTGGAATGTTTAAAAATCAGAAAAGTACAGAGTTATCTCTACTTAGATTAGTAGGATATGGAAATAGATCAGCCCACATAACTTGATATAGTAAAATGGAACTAGAAAATGCTtattgttttttgtcttttttattgatattttgtatgcatatatttttcaatcatttatttattttggggGCATTAATTTATCATAATGACGGGAATAATTGCTTGTGAAATATAAATCCTGTTTGGATATCTGGGAATATGTTCATTTACAGCATCATTATTTCAGCAGACAGtggaataaaatatacatttcttATCTTTCTTGTTATTACTTACTAGAAATATCTTGTTTTTAAACCTTTTTCTTCACCATTGAGCATTTTAAATCCACAGGTATATGTactttcattattatttgttggataccaatatactgtggtttcattattatttgttggataccaatttactgtggtttcattattatttgttggataccaatatactgtggtttcattattatttgttggataccaatttactgtggtttcattattatttgttgcagtggcggatccagggggggggttccgggggtgtgcaccccccctttatttttgccgatcaatgcatttgtatcgggacatatgttttgcaccccccctgcaccccccctttgccctgggttagcaccccccctttcgaaaattcctgcatccgcccctgtgtTGGATACCAATATACTGtggtttcattattatttgttggataccaatttactgtggtttcattattatttgttggataccaatttactgtggtttcattattatttgttggataccaatatactgtggtttcattattatttgttggataccaatatactgtggtttcattattatttgttggataccaatttactgtggtttcattattatttgttggataccaatttactgtggtttcattattatttgttggataccaatttactgtggtttcattattatttgttggataccaactTTAAAtggtttcattattatttgttggataccaatttttgttggaTACATTGGTATAGGGAAACCACAAATTTGAATGTTAATCAAAGTACAAAATTACTATGAGTTTGTATGCAGATTTTGGAAAAACaatgaaatcatttttttccaacaaccatgaaaaaataattttcaatccaAATAGATGACTCCACAGTCCatgtataaacaataaaaactaGATGACAGTAAtagacaattttttaaaacatgtactgTATAAACTGTGTATGAATCTGAATAGTTTAAATAAATGACTATTGAAAGATAATTATCTACTGTATCACTGAGCCTGTGAATTTTCAAACCCGGTTTTTGAAAGTTGCATCAGACTTCAATCTTTACTGTTtctgattgtcagttttcctgccaAATGATCCTGCATCccaccatgaaaatgaggttaaggtcagatgaaaccatttACAGTCATTCCATTCATCACATATAGTTTACCTGCTGCTTATAGTATTAAGTtcaaccttgatcactgatcaaACGAAGTAGATGTCAGATGAACCCTGTCTGACTGACATGAAGACGTTCCAAAGAACCCATATACCAAGTATGGTTATCCTATTACTCTtaataagtgagaaattcacatgacaaaCAAATTCCAactttttatggccccgcaactaAGTTGtcagtgccatatagttttacccttgtccgaaattccatAATTCCGTAATTCTGAAATTCcatcattccgcaacaaaccattataacAAGTTTTTTCTAAaagccttcagatattgggctgaattctggtatgtgagttaaccatggtgtgttacagatcaagtttaagttcgatccgctctgctaatttttgtcgaaattacgggctttggactttgataaattgttgaaaatcacaattatacagagtatttttctaaacgcctacagatattgggctgatttattggtatgtgagttaaccatgatgtgTTACAGATCCACTTTAAGTATGTTCCACTCTGGTAATTTTTgtcgaaattacgggctttggactttgataaattgttgaaaatcacagttatacagactttttttctaaatgccttcaaatattgggctgatttttggtatgtgagttaacaatgatgagttacagatcaagtttaagttttgttacgctccactaatttttgccaaatttatgggctttggactttgataaattgttgaaaatcacagt carries:
- the LOC139521703 gene encoding tetratricopeptide repeat protein 1-like isoform X1; translation: MDQNTNCSKQIDKSNYDNETVHENTQNNNAPQDDNEMTEEISKTSEGAVSDTLTADEVQTEQKINDDKVNVNTDSDDFKVNDDKVNDNTDSEDSSSEEEYESADEGEIEIEEEKLKLEEEKLTEEEKNIKKAEAQKYKDEGNKVFKDGLYKEAIKYYSRALHTCPYSYFKERSIMYSNRAACKLHMEKYDEAIKDCSKAIDLHPHYLKAVLRRAELYEKVEKLEEALADYQRMIELDPSHYIARAACMRLPDQIKEKNEKMKEEMMGKLKDLGNMVLKPFGLSTNNFKMQQDPKTGGYSVNFQQNPES
- the LOC139521703 gene encoding tetratricopeptide repeat protein 1-like isoform X2 encodes the protein MDQNTNCSKQIDKSNYDNETVHENTQNNNAPQDDNEMTEEISKTSEGAVSDTLTADEVQTEQKINDDKVNVNTDSDDFKVNDDKVNDNTDSEDSSSEEEYESADEGEIEIEEEKLKLEEEKLTEEEKNIKKAEAQKYKDEGNKVFKDGLYKEAIKYYSRALHTCPYSYFKERSIMYSNRAACKLHMEKYDEAIKDCSKAIDLHPHYLKAVLRRAELYEKVEKLEEALADYQRMIELDPSHYIARAACMRLPDQIKEKNEKMKEEMMGKYRYHYMIKKCFKNLFFLFILS